Within the Dermacentor silvarum isolate Dsil-2018 chromosome 8, BIME_Dsil_1.4, whole genome shotgun sequence genome, the region tgcttggactttatacggaacatcacggtgatgccgacgacgacagcagaaatgcgcctggagtgtccatataattgttatcgcaataatatttatTTGTATATAAAGATACCTTGTGAACCCTGTTCAGAGCATTGAGTAAAGTATGCATCATGTaagcaaagtcagtgcaaattaAGCAACAAAGACACATTGGGACAAGCGCAGAACAAACAAGTTAAATGTATGCGACATTCAACTATTATCTGTGCTACCAGCATACAAGACAGGGGTGTAAATACGAAGCAATTAACAGTTGACAAAGCTTAATATTGAAGTTGTGCTTTATTTAAATACACCACTGATAAAAAGCTTCGTTACTGAAAATTGGGCAGATAAAAACAGGATAGGGGCAACAGCCCTGCTGAGAACAGCTGCATAAAATTTCAGATGACATTATCATGTGGAATTTATTTGAGTGCTGGCTATGGTCGCCAGCTGCATTTCTGGTCTCGCTGCTCCGTTTGTTTTTTGAATGCTCTGTTAAGATGGATAGAAGCACACTGCTGACATTTGCTTGCTGTGAAGCCATCTGTCTTTTCTGTTTGTCTGGAGAAGCGACAATATGCCAAGTATTTGGTACCTTCGCACTTTTGACGGAGAGAAAGCGTTAGCATCTTGCTTCCAAATGCCACATGCAGGCTTATCTCACGTGCTTGCTTGTTTGGTTACATTTCTGAATGTTTCTCAAGGTAGTTTCAAAACAAAGAGCTTTAAATAGTTGGCACATGTGATTTGATTTCTTATATGAGGTAACTGAGCTTTGCTTTCACAGACTCAAAGAAAGCCACTGCTTTTAATGTCATGATGGTACTCTCTGCAAAAGAGCACCATAGTGTTTAAGTACCCTGAAGAGTCAGTATGAGTTTGATCTTGTAGCTATTGCTGGCATGTGGTTTCTTTTCCTTTGTCTTTCTTTGGGAAATGGAAACTTTGCAAGAATCACCCCACAGTGCTAAATGTTTATTATATAATGTCTGTGAACCTTCAGCTGTTCTTTCTGATAACAAATGTAACAAATTGTGTATAATACTGCAGCGGCCACTTCACTTTCCAGCTATAGCAACACTGAAACACACTGTCAAAATTGCTGTGGGTTAGGACCAAGTACAAATAAGTGCTGTACTGATGGCTGAAGGCAGTATACTCTGGTAAGGTGCCAGTACAAGTAAAAATGGTGGCAGATTAACAGAAGTATGAAACTCGTTGCATGTGTAATTTATGTTGTATGCTTTTCTTTTTACTGATCTCCCTTTCCATTTGTGTTGTGGAGTACTTGTAAACATGCAAAACTTGAATGGGATATACTTGTTAAGTGTTTTTTACATTTAATCTGATGAAGACAAGGCTTACATTCACAGGTCTTTTGTACTTTCATAGTCTCTTGAAACATTTttaaattctttctttttttagatttTAAAGCACGAAGCTGGCCATTGAAAACATTTGTCTTGTCATCTTCAAGACAAAAACATGTTATCCTAAGTTGACATTATTGCAGTGTTCTTCATTTCCACTTGCAAGTTGTTTGCTGGTGTGTGCGCCCTACAATGCATAGTTGTATAAAGTGCATGACAGATGTGTGTTGACGTAACAGTTCAGAGCATCCGTTTGTAATGCTTATTTTCATTTACAAGTTGTTTGATAGTATGTGCACACTACAAGTGCAAAGTAGTATAAAGTACATCACAATGTGTACTTAACTAAAGTGTGTTGACATTTGGAGCATTCATTTGTAACTGTGGTTTAAAAACAGGATATCATCTAAGCCTTGCGACAGCTGGCAGCTGTATGCAGCTGACGATTCTATTTATGACGCACATGGCTGACGTACATTCCCTCCATTACCTGCTTGAACAAAATGCATTATACCTTTAGTGAGCGTCAGCAAAAGATGAATTAGCCCTATAGAAAGGGGAAACGGGAAAGTAACAGGCAGTCCAACACAGATATTGCAAAATGAAAATTCACTTAATTAAATTTATGTCTCAGGCATGAAGAGCATGCAGTTGGAGCCACATTTCTATAAAATAATGGAGAGTTAAATTTGAAAAGTATTGATGCAAAAGGAAACGACACAATTATTGTTGGGATAATATGCATATTTGAAAGTGCCTGCATACGAAGTGAAATGAGTTCActtgcaaaagaaaataagagcATACAAAGTGCTGGCTGTGTTCACTCCTTGTTGCAGTTTCATAAAATAGGGTGTCTCATTTTCAGAGTTGGTGTGTTTAAAATTGTCAAGTGACAGCTGACAAATCTGGCAGTTATAGTGAAGATGGCTGCCAATTACATATAGTGAAGATGGCTGCCAATTACATATCCTTCTTTTGTGCTTCACAACCATGATGGTGCCTCAGAGTCTGAAGGAATCATGTAATGCTATGTTCCTTGGAATAGAGTGCTGTTCCCAATAGTGTTGCACATACAGAATCTGTCTGGAGTCTTCAGTGTCCCTATTCCTTGCATATAACTGGTATAAGTAAGCATTCAAGGACTGATGGATCCAGTGTTTGATGGTCTAACTCTGCACAGGCCAAGGGTCTTCTGCGGGCATGTGTCCAGGACCCGGACCCATGCATCTTTTTTGAGCCCAAGATCCTGTACCGTTTGGCTGTGGAGCAGGTTCCCCTGAAGGACTACACCCTGCCACTTGGCAAGGCGCAGGTCCTGCAAGAAGGCGATGACATCACGCTCCTTGGTTGGGGCACACAGGTGGCCCAACAACTGCGTCTTGCTTGCTTtacttattattatttctttttttgcttgctgCCATATGGCCTTACAAGAAATATTGTTCGAATCAGGCAGGTCTTGAACTTTAATTTATTAAATTTGTACAAGCAATGCAAGGATCCTAAAGCTGAATGCCTTGGTTCTGATAACACATATCATTCCCAATTCTGTTACCATGATTCTCTGTTACCCTTCATTGTTAGCTGGAGCAGTATTTTGCCTGTATCATGAAGACTTGTCACTTAGTGTTGAGAATGGTAAAAATGGATTAGAATTGAGCAAACAGAGCCATTGCAATGCACTGACCCTGCTCTGCCAACATTACTTGGCCGGCTCAGCTCTAGGATAATGAAAAATGGGCTCACAACAGTGCTTAAAATTATTCCTCGTTACTGCACTGCCTCAAGCGgagtaaaaaaatattttttttaattggagGCTGCATCTACATTTGTATACCATTGCTAATTATAGCAAATATTTAGTCAGGTTTGTCTAGGACTCTAGGGCAAACCACGGATGCCTTGTGCACTTTTACCCTAGTCTTTAACTTTTAGTAGTCTTTTATTCGTGTGTTGTTGCATGTATACTAAGCTTGGACAAAATTTGGCAATAGCATTGTTCAAAGTTCAAACAGTTATAAttgcaaactgaaaaaaaaaaaaaagcaagtttgTGTATTGTTACTAATTCCTTCCCCTTGCAAATGTCAGAGCAGGCTGTTGTACATTGCATTGAACAGTAGCTTTAGTGGCTCAGAAATGTAGCAGTATAGTCCAAGTGGGCTAGAATTCTGTATCTATTATGGAAAAAAATATCTGATATGCTACCAGTTAACTCTATCTGCTCATTAGTGGAAAATATAAAATAATTTGTTGGTTCATATTTAGCTGGGAACTACAACGGGTAACAATTGTCACAAAATGGGATGCTATGTTCAACTTCCTTGCTGTGTTTTCCTCCCTGACACAGCACAGGTTTTCAAACAGCTGTGTTTATCCAGAGGTGGCCTTTTGTCTGGCATACACGTGTGGCAGTGTTATTAAATAAGTCTGAAGAATCCTTGGCTTGAGTCCAACGACTGTCATTTGTGTTGGGATGTCATGAATGCCTTTTTGTAATGACAGGTACACGTGTTGCGGGAGGTGGCTCAGATGGTGCAAGACAAGCTGAATGCGTCGTGTGAGCTCGTTGACCTTTGCACACTGATGCCATGGGACAAGGAGACTGTGGCCAACGTGGGTTCTTGATCAAGTTGTTGAGTGCATTCATCCTGCTCCCATTTATTACAGAGTAGCATGTCCAAAGTTACAGCACCAAATTATAATTCATACCTATCTATAATAGCACTTCGTTAAAGCCAAAAGGTAAAAGTTCCTGTGTTATACAATAGAAAGTTTTAAGGAAACTTGGCAGGTTAAAGTTGACTCAAACCTCTTTTTCCACGTCCTGTGTAATATTGTGTAGCCTTCAGCTCACTTTATATAGTGAACTAGGTTTCTTCATTATTCTGAATTTTCGCGTGAAGAAAGATTACACTAAAGGCCAATTATTGTAATGCAGTACAAGTGGAAGATGAAGCTATTTGAATGTGCTTTCAGAATGGGAATAATCTTGTCAGTGGCAGGCTCACGATTGTGTTGCTTCAGCTATACAAGGCCAAATACCGgcgtcacacggccactttctaTCGCGATTGAggccgatccggatcgaaattcactaccgcgattggctcccttctgcAGATTGGGCAATAAaaccaatcgcgaccgagaaattcgatccggatcgggctcgatcgcgatcaaaagagcgtcgtgtgacacccgtataacTAGCCTGCCAATTGAATTACCACTTAAAGTGTCAGTTAGCCAGCAGAAATCTTCAATTAGCTTGGCGTCACTGCCCTACCTGAGTCGGCACGGCAAAACAACCAAGCGCACAGCTGGTGCCGTAGTAGTAGAGCGGAAACGCTGCTGCGCTCGACATGATCCCGGCAGCCGCGGCGTCACGTGAATACGTGGTGGCGGCAGCTCGGGCAGAAGAACCGCTTATCGGTGGAAGCAGCCCGCGAGATTCGCGCCGCGTATCCGGTGGGTACGCTTTATCTAGTGCAGTATGCGACGACCGCGCAAGTCACTCGAGAGCGTTCCTCCGAGCAAGCGTGTTGGATCACGCTCGAAACTCTCGGCGCGTGAATGAGCGCTGCATGTAGTTTCAGCTTCGCGTTATGCTCCCGCCAGCGCAGAGGCTGGCTGTACTGTTGAACACGTGTTGCCGTTTCTACGATTGTCAGTGCGTGCtggcgtttcctttttggaacGCATAGTTTCGGGGAACGTTTTTCGACTGGTCGCAAAGCGTAACGGCatttgcagcattttttttttttttttctgattacgCGCAAGAGTTCCTTTGATTAGTTTCCTTCCCCGTAGTACCTCATTACGGCCCCGAAACAATTGAAACGCGGAGGGGGCAATGCAAACGCGGAACTGAGCAGCCGTTTGTTTCCCCAACAAGTGCATGTAACTTGCGTGCTGGTACGGACAAATGAAACCCGTGTGTCCGACCACAGTTGTGCACAGCTCATGTTCAGAACAGTGACGTGAATATATGCCACTTACCTCAAGAACAATTTTATGGTTAATAGTACGCCTCTGTGCGACCTGTTGAGTTATCTCATCGTAGCGCGGTGGCAGGCGTATCAGGACAGATAAACGCGCCCGCGTTCTCTTGACGTGTGCGAGGGCATTGATGAGAGCAGTGCCTGCGCTGATGAGAGCTTCAGGCATTGCTCCAGGCGATAACTCCGATGTCGACCTGTGAATCCGCGATAAGTTCGCCGTCTGCACGCGCGCTTGGAATCGGCGGACGCAAAAGCTTTCGGAGCATGAAATTATTCATTGCACCGATTCATTCGATTGGACGAAACTTCTGTTCGTGGGTTTTCCGTGCTCCCAAAACTTTTTGCGGTTTGGAGTACGCACCTGGCGCACGGTATGCGGCGGACGATGTCCGCATTCCCTATCTGCAACGTAGAGATTCAATGCACGCATTCGAACAAAGCGACTTTCCTCGCAGTCGAAGGGAAACGtgcgagaatttttttttttttttttcttaacttgcAGTCTGTGCGGAAGACCGGGAGGCTTCTAGTTGCCCACGAGGCACCTCTTACTGCGGGGCTCGGAGCGGAGATCGCTGCCGCAATTCAGGTTTGTTGAGCACCATCGTACGAGCTACTCTCTTCGGAAGTATAACAAAACGCAGCGAAATTCCATGCTCGTGTGCGGAAGAGAATTTGGAATTTCCATGAGTTATCTAGCTCTGAACACCAACAGTGATGCCAGGTACTAACACTTGCCAGGGCACTACGTAACAGGTAGTCAattcatttcgtctgctgctgtgCCCAGGGTTTCATTAATATAGCTGAAATATATTGTGTGGAAATGTAACGCATTATTCAATATAGCACCTGTTTTCCCAAAGATGTGCTTAAACGAATGCATAATAGACTTTACAGAGGTGATAGCTTAGAAAGCAATAATTCAATTGTCACAATCTTCAGCAGCTGTATTTGTGTGCTCATACGTATGTATGGATAATTTTCAATATTTCAGGCTGTGTTGCATCACGTGCATGAAGAAATATTTTCATGCTACTGTAATAACTTTTTTTATTGTTGCTACTATAGTGTGCTACATGTTATTGGTTGGTATAACAGGCCATAAACTCATTCTGCATTGAACAGTTTAGAATAGCATTTCAATAAGGTGTGAATAAAAAGTGCCACCTAAGCCAGTAGCTGGGCCCTGCAGAATCATTATTCAACATTAATATACATTTATCTAATTTTTCTGTAAAACACGCAGACCTCATTATAATGAAGTCACGGCCAGCACGAAACTATCTTGAATTATACCGTTTATCTGCGAGAaacattttgtttacttcattaTGTCGAAGTTTGACTGTACTACTGAATTAAAACTGACGGCTCATGCAGGAGGAGTGCTTCCTGAGCCTTGAAGCTCCAGTGCAGAGGGTGACTGGATTTGACACTCCATTTCCACATATCTTCGAACCATTCTACCTGCCAGACAAGTGGCGTTGCTTCGATGCCATCAAGAAAATGATGAACTACTAAAATTTCTATTTTGCAAGTTCTCCATCATTGAAAACCTTGGAAGTCAACGAGTATTGCCATGGAAGCAGCTGTGTTGCATAcaacttccgaaaaaaaaaataaagaggcaCTGGTATGGGTTGTAGCTGCACATGTTACACAGTGTTGAACAAGAAATACTCATGGTGGGCTCTAAGGTTAACAAGCACTATTGTGAAGATAATTATTGCAGTTACGGTATTGTGCTTTAAACAGGTAAGCATATTGCAATGTGTAACATGACTACAATGACCAATACAGATTTTGTCAAGATGCTACATGTCTGAAAAAATCTGTTCAGATTGTTCATTAAATCTCTAATTCGCTAGAGAACTGCTAGAATAGTGTGCATCTGGGGCTGAGAGCATTGCTGAACACATCTCAAAAATTGCTTTCATACATATATACAGACAAATGCTTTGGAAGGTAGATGTAAAGACTGCCACACCAGTATTGATGCATTAATACCACTCACGCTCAGGTTTGGAATTCTATCGTTTGCTCAATCTACCTATGTGATGCCACTACCAACTTCATGCAAGAACATTAGTTACTATGCTTTCCATTATTTGAGTTTAGTGATCCATATCTGCCTGTCTCTTCTGTGCAAGCAACACTACTTCTACAAAGTAGTTTCTTGAAGCAACTTGCAGAAACTGACAAAGGTAAGCATGTAAATTGCCTGTATTCTTTTTCAACTCTGCACTAAACTTCAATAACCCGTAGTATATGAATTTTAGAGCAGCTTGTGATCGTAACCAGTAAAATTGTACagcaagatattcacatatgctaGTTCAGGCTGGAAATCCAAATACAAGGCTATAGGAACCGCATTTTTCTCAGATCCTGTGGTTCGTAAAGttttgacgccgactgtacaTGCAGGTCGCCAGCGCTTACGGCTTTGCGAAAGCAAGATTTGCAACCGATTTTGAATGTTTTAGCCTTGCGCGCATTTCCAGCAGTTATCCAAAGCCCCTGCAAACCCGCAGAACATTCGAGAAACAAAAGGAATGCGATCCGCGCATGGTTAGGAATTCCCTCGCGTTCGTCGTGACCAGTTAGTGATAGATGCTCCTTTGTGCATTGTTTCGGAATTGTGAAAGATTTGTTATCGTTCCAGTAAAAGCACAGCTGTAAACTAGTCAAGCAAGCCGCTCTTGTAGAATGGGTACGacgcatgaataaaaaaaaagggggggagggggggggcagtgtCATACTACGTCGCACCCCTGACACAATAAACGACTTTTTACTTTCGTACGTCCTCTGTAATCGGGTGGCCACGAAACTGCGACAAATGACTACAGCTGCAAGTGCGACGTAACATATTGCCACGCAGGGAGGGCCCCCGACGTATTACGGCGCGTGCCCTCGATCGTATGCGACCTAACTGGCAGGCATGCCAAGCAAGGTCGCAGCACGGTTAAGCGCATTAGCGAACAATCCGCACGCACGGAAGGCCTGAATTCCGGTCGGAGCACAGGTGCGCCACGTCGGGAAAGGCGCCTGTGGAGGCGAACGAAAGCGACAACAGCCCCTCCGACGGAAGGAAAAGCGCCGCCGCCAGCAGACGCCCTGATAAAATGCGAGCGGCGCGCACCGGTGGCTTCCCGATAAGGGCTGCCTTATCGGCGGTGAAATCCGTTGTGTAAGGGCCCGTCGCCGGGCGCGGAGAGTGCGACTGGGTGGCCGCAGCCCTCTCGGCGCACACGGGACGGCGGGCAGTGAataacgcgcacacacacacatacagttTTGGAGCCGAACACATCGCATTGGTTTTATGCTTTGTTACAGAAAAGGACTTGCGAGGAGAGGGGAGCTGCCGGTTGCGGCAGCTTACAGAGCGGCCGTCGGCCTCGCGGTTCGGAGCGGCCGGCCTTGCCCTTATCTAGGGCTGCCGGGCGGCCTTGCCCAGGGAAACAGAGCGGCCCAGTTGGACATGGCAAAAAAACAGGGCGGCCTTGGGCCCCGCTCAGCTGTTGCATTCCGGCGCGCGCAAGGAGTCCGACTGACCGCAGTTCACGTGACTTGCAGGGTAGGGGGGGCCATGGAAGACCCGGGTCGGTCCGCGCGTGCGTCCTCCCCGCGGGCGGCCAAGGCCGCCCTGTCGGCTTCCGGCGCTGCATACCgtcgcgcacacacacgcacaccacgaCGCACGCCTGCGCTCAGAGGGGTCCTGCGGCCAGGCCGGGGCTCAAGCCCGCCGGGCCCAACGTGGGGCCCAGGCCGAGCAGCCAGCAGGGCTGGGCGAATCCGCACAGCCGGGGCGGCTGCTGCTGCACAAGCAGCGCGCGGCATGCCAGCTCCTGGATCAGCTGCAGCGTCTGGCGCCGCTCGTGGCCCATCAGGCACACTGTAGAGCCGTCCACGACGCGGTACAGGGTCGCCAGGAACGAGTAGCGCAGCCGCTCGTGCGAGAGGTGGTTGGCCAGGAAGCTGTGCAACTTTGCGCGCTGCGCCTGGATCTCGGGGAAGTCGATAAAGAAGCGAGAGCACATGTAGCGCTCCAGGGCCCGCGTCGAGTCGGTCGTGTGGAAGCCGCGCGCCAGCAAGTGGCAGTACTTGAGCAGGCCGCCGCCGCGGATCTCCTCGGGGTTGCGCGTCGCGATGAGCCGCCGCCGCAGGTGCTCCAGCGCCTGACCGAAGTTGCCGTACACTGACTCGGCAAGCACGCTGGGGAAGAAGTCCTGCGTGCAGCGTGGCAGCAACGCCTCCGCCGAACCGCCGCCGCACTGGTGTAGCAGCAACAGCGGGTCCACCACGATCTGGAACGAGTCGACGCTGAACTCGAACTGGCGCCGCATTCGATGCACGAACTTGAGCTCGACGTTACGGCCCAGGCTGTTGGAAAGCGAGACGAGCGACCAGCGGTCTTCGTCGGTGGCCACCTTCACGAGCTTGTGCAGGTAGGCCTCCTTGAGGGCGCACGCATTGATGCGCTTCACGCCGGCCGGCAGCAGCTCGGCCAGTGCGTCAAGCACGGCTGTCTTGACGCGCTcgaagccgccggcgccgctgcTGCCAAGTTCGCAGCCAAAGATGACGTCCAGGTCGTTGTACTCGGCCGACGTGTCCGGCTCCAGCACGTAGGACGCGGCGCCGCCGTTCAGCCGCACGTCCCGCACGGGCACGCCCTGGCGGCCCAGCTGCGACCGCACGCGCTGCACCAGGTCCCGCAGCCGAGTCTCGAGCGCCGGGAAGTTGCCGCGACCCTGGACGGACACGGGCTCCTCCAGGAGCTCCTGCAGCCGCACCACCTGGTCGTAGCCCAACACCGAGAACCGGGCCTCCTCGACACTGCGCCAAGCGGGCAAGACGTGTCAAGAGACGTCGGCTGACAGCCGGCGCGCGCCATATGTCGCGAGCGAAACAGTGCTTGCCTCATGATTCCAAACGTTGGTCGACTCTGGGTCCACAGGTATTACTCGCTGCAGCTGGCCGGCCGAGGACGACCACTTCCCAGGAACGCACGGCGACTGCGGGCAGACTGTTTCAGCGGCGAGCGGTCCGACGGCGTAGCAGCAGAACGGCTCCTCGGCGGCTGCTCGTGTGGCCACTGCGGCCAACCGCTAGGCGGCGGGTCGCTTCGTTGCCAGGGGAACGCGCTGCGCATGCGCCCCCCTCCCCGCGTGACGCAAGTGCGCCGCACGCGcgacggcgcgcgcgcgcgcgcgcatgcacgtAACAGCGAGCGTGCTCCGGAACAGACGTGCAAACTGCGTCAAAGGCACTGCTGTTGCAGGCGCCGTTGTGTTTTGTTGCTTTTGCGCTGCCGCCGCCGTTCCTTCGGGACGCCTTGAGCGCGTCTTGTGGTCGCCCGACCGGCGTGTGGCGCCGGTCTCGAGCACGGAGAAAGCCTGCGACAACAGCGCCCGAAAATGACCGCCAAACTATCCGGAACGGGTAGTTTTCCAGCTGTCGCGCGGAGCGCCAGCTAGTGCGCAGTTCCGAGGGCTGCGTGGGCGCCGTGTTGACGCCGCAGCTGGGGTCCGATCGATGTGCGTTCAGCGTACACGGGGCTGTGACGTCGGTTACAACTCGGTTGACGTGGGCGGCAGCACTCCGCGCGTCCATTGAGGAACCTGCGGCTATTTTTAGGGAATCGGGACCGGTGTGCAGCTGATGTCACGCCGTTTGGGTCGCAATGATTCGGTCAACCTAACTGCGCAACTGACGCGCAGCACGGTTACCGTAACACGGAATTCCAGGGCTGAAGGCGCGAAAGTTAAGGACGAATGTGTTTTGATTGCACATATTTAATGCTTGACGGTGTCCTGTTCGTCACTTGAAATAAGCAATTACCTGAACCGCCCAAGATCATTACCTGCGCCGCGAGTGCTTACGTGCTTGTTTGAATAGTACTATTCAAACAAGCATTCACACTGCTGAGTTATGGTCACCTGAACAATAACAGCGTGTTCATTTGTGCTGGTTTGTACCTTTTAATTGTCAAACAGCAGAAATTCGAACAGTGCAACACAACGTGCCTCTTTGTCCCGTCTCGTACTGTTTAAAATTCTGCTCGTTGAACAACGGTGAGGTTAAAACAAAAATCATGACAGAACACAATAGACAAACTGCCATACGAAATCTTTATACATACAAAAATGTTTACAGATTCAACACTGCAAGTCTTGTAGGAAAAATATATTGATATCCCAGATCTGGCCACTGCATTTAACAGACTTGTGCGAACAGAATAACCTGACATAAAATATTATATATACACACAATTTTTAAAAAGGTCCTGCTCAGCTGATGAAATATCCGGTCCATCAGCTTATGAGTCATCTGAACAGGTAATAAAACAGAAAGGCATGAGCCCCTGTCTTATACAGCTGCCAAGGCTGTAACCTATCAGCTCCGAACACAATGATATTCAGTGAGCCACTGTTTATTTGAAGACTAGCAAGAAAGAATGACACCTAAAAATTGCACTGAACTTAAGCACATCACTCCGCCctagagaaataaaaaagaaaaggcacaCACAATCCTGACTGCAACGCGGTATAATAAGGCAGGCTTCCCACTTTGGCAAGAGCTTTGAGTTCACCACTGTACAAAAATCAAAGATAAAAGCATCAACAAAGTGGCATGACATCACATAGTAAAACGACGCAAGAAGACTATTCCATGTCTGGCACAATTTCTTGTCGCCGTGGCCCATTTATCTGTGgaagagaaaaaaggaaagaatcAAAAGTATACATTAGCAAAGGCTAGCGATAACTTCTCTAGTGCCTACTAGACTCTCAGCAAAATATTAAGAGGCAGCTTTGCTTTAGGTGTGTCTAAGTACACTGGAACAGAGAAATTTTTTTGTTCATCTGCTGAACAACTTTTCATGCAGCTTGTGGCATTTCAATAAAGTTAAAATCTACCTACTATTTAAAGCAGATTATGAATTAAGCCATCAGTTTATGGCACACACAAAAATAAAGTGAGAAATGGAAAATACTGATGAATCAAGTTTACAACACTAACTCAGTAATGACATCACAATATTTTAGACATATGAAGTGGACATAATTTATGCATTATACACTGCCCTGAATTATACTGGTAAATTGTGAACAGGACTCTCGTGACAAATAAACAATAACGTTTTCACGCAAGTTGTAAACTAATACACCatatttgtctgctttagatgatCTGACTGACATGATTAACAGAACTGCAATATGTTTCTGGTGCAGAATTATGTAGTTGTGAACTTCACACTTCATTACTGTTACTTTTTTAATTTAATGATTTGTGGAATTGTTTCTAAAAAAATtaccctaaatcaaaattctgcttcaaGAAGTTGGCAGAATTTAGCTTTCTTAAATGCAACAGATGTAACTTCTATAGGCTCAGTGGCTATTCAATGATAGCACTTCTTCATTTCACATTTATTTTTTACATACAGAAATGAGTTGGCCCCAAGCTAAAGAAACTTTAGCTCTTACGAACAAGAGAACAGCTACATGAGCATgtgatcacaaaaaaaaaaaataaaaaaaaaataagctgtacaggtttgagggaaaaaaaaaaagttatcattAACAGCCCTATCATG harbors:
- the LOC119460650 gene encoding terminal nucleotidyltransferase 5B; the protein is MSVEEARFSVLGYDQVVRLQELLEEPVSVQGRGNFPALETRLRDLVQRVRSQLGRQGVPVRDVRLNGGAASYVLEPDTSAEYNDLDVIFGCELGSSGAGGFERVKTAVLDALAELLPAGVKRINACALKEAYLHKLVKVATDEDRWSLVSLSNSLGRNVELKFVHRMRRQFEFSVDSFQIVVDPLLLLHQCGGGSAEALLPRCTQDFFPSVLAESVYGNFGQALEHLRRRLIATRNPEEIRGGGLLKYCHLLARGFHTTDSTRALERYMCSRFFIDFPEIQAQRAKLHSFLANHLSHERLRYSFLATLYRVVDGSTVCLMGHERRQTLQLIQELACRALLVQQQPPRLCGFAQPCWLLGLGPTLGPAGLSPGLAAGPL